In Calothrix sp. PCC 7507, one DNA window encodes the following:
- a CDS encoding DUF4349 domain-containing protein: MSKLSVFVSLLLGGLIFTSCASTSSSSNQAELSNQAGSAAAPVAADTIQQKAEAIKQVPRSRPQLIKKASIALIVNSVDKSIDAVSQLINKQQGDLIGLKEQQPTKNNGRHTASITLRIPQNLLEPTLNELAKLGTVKSRNITADDVSNQLVDSQARLTNLRKTEANLQKIMDRAGSVKDVLSVAQELSNIRQSIEQIDAQLKNLQNQVAYSAITLNLEAAVSSTSPQSGLGSQVQETWNNSTNSFGRLTVGLLKLGIWLMVYSPYLLLLAAGVYGLNRWRLHTQILRVQPLEGNRQEGNRQ, from the coding sequence ATGAGTAAACTATCTGTATTTGTAAGCCTGCTATTGGGGGGATTAATCTTTACAAGTTGTGCTTCTACATCTTCGTCATCAAATCAGGCAGAACTTTCCAATCAAGCCGGATCAGCCGCCGCACCTGTTGCTGCTGATACCATACAGCAAAAAGCAGAAGCTATAAAACAAGTACCCCGTTCCCGTCCCCAACTCATCAAGAAAGCCTCAATTGCCCTGATTGTCAACTCTGTAGATAAAAGTATTGATGCTGTGTCGCAACTGATCAATAAACAGCAAGGGGACTTAATTGGGTTAAAAGAACAACAGCCCACAAAAAATAATGGGCGTCATACCGCATCGATCACCCTGCGGATACCACAAAACTTACTGGAACCCACCCTAAATGAACTAGCTAAATTAGGCACTGTCAAAAGTCGCAACATCACAGCAGACGACGTGAGCAATCAGCTGGTAGATTCCCAAGCCAGATTAACCAATTTGCGGAAAACGGAAGCCAATTTACAAAAAATTATGGATCGAGCCGGTTCCGTAAAAGATGTATTAAGCGTTGCCCAAGAGTTGAGTAATATTCGGCAATCAATCGAGCAAATTGATGCCCAATTAAAAAACTTACAAAATCAAGTCGCATACTCCGCTATCACACTAAACCTAGAAGCAGCAGTTTCTAGTACTAGTCCACAAAGTGGCTTGGGTTCACAAGTGCAAGAAACTTGGAACAACTCCACTAACTCTTTTGGTAGATTGACTGTGGGCTTACTCAAGTTGGGTATCTGGTTGATGGTTTACAGTCCTTACTTGTTGCTTTTAGCGGCTGGTGTGTATGGCTTGAATCGTTGGCGGCTGCATACACAAATTTTGAGGGTGCAACCTTTAGAAGGCAATAGGCAAGAAGGCAATAGGCAATAG
- a CDS encoding ATP-binding protein, which translates to MVQVKVLVVEDEVIVARTIASQLNQLGYIVTGTASSGQAAITKASETKPEIVLMDIILKGDMDGIAAANYIRENLDIPVIYLTAYGDDHTLERAKVTQPFGYIVKPFTIKDLQISIEIALLKHQLECDLRENRDQLATLLNSMSDAVIATDDQGIVTFMNPASEVITGWTREEALGSEVSKVFHLVDEVTDSEIENPVTKVLREHQVVYLANFTSLISRDGKRVPIGDSASPLMRRPDQISGVVVVFWDISERRQTEFLQEALEKEQEVNNLKSLFISTVSHEFRNPLTVIQTAVELIDIQGNNLTEAKRKTYVKRIQSAVQSMKHLMEDVLFMGRAEAGKLVCNPAPINLAIFCRELVEEFSVVENNLHPIVFTCHTSSTDAYMDERILHYMLVNLLSNAVKYSPSGGMVEFDLNSDVIEGVAIFQIRDHGIGIPEADQNQLFESFYRASNVRSIQGTGLGLVIVKRCVDAHQGQITFTSQVDVGTTFTVRLPLHNLPTD; encoded by the coding sequence ATGGTGCAGGTGAAAGTCTTAGTAGTTGAAGATGAAGTGATTGTGGCTAGAACGATTGCTAGCCAACTCAATCAGCTAGGTTATATAGTTACAGGTACAGCATCTTCTGGGCAAGCTGCTATTACTAAAGCATCAGAAACTAAACCAGAAATAGTATTAATGGATATTATCCTCAAGGGGGATATGGACGGTATTGCTGCCGCCAATTATATTCGGGAAAATTTAGATATTCCGGTAATTTATCTAACTGCATATGGTGATGACCATACTTTAGAACGTGCGAAAGTTACTCAACCTTTCGGTTATATAGTTAAACCATTTACAATTAAAGATTTACAAATATCTATAGAGATAGCTCTATTAAAACACCAGTTGGAATGTGACTTACGGGAAAATCGAGATCAGTTAGCAACTCTTTTAAATTCGATGAGCGATGCTGTAATCGCTACAGACGATCAGGGAATTGTCACATTTATGAATCCAGCATCGGAAGTAATAACTGGCTGGACAAGAGAGGAAGCTTTGGGAAGTGAGGTTTCAAAAGTTTTTCATCTGGTCGATGAGGTTACAGATTCAGAGATAGAAAACCCCGTTACCAAAGTGTTACGAGAACACCAGGTTGTTTATTTAGCCAATTTCACCTCTCTAATTTCTAGAGATGGCAAAAGAGTTCCGATTGGAGATAGTGCTTCACCATTGATGCGACGACCTGACCAAATTAGTGGTGTAGTAGTTGTTTTCTGGGATATTAGCGAAAGACGACAAACAGAATTTCTACAGGAGGCTTTAGAAAAAGAGCAAGAAGTTAACAATCTCAAGTCTCTATTTATTTCTACTGTCTCTCATGAGTTCCGTAATCCTTTGACTGTGATTCAAACTGCGGTTGAACTCATCGATATTCAGGGAAATAATTTGACAGAAGCTAAAAGAAAAACCTACGTCAAGCGAATTCAAAGTGCGGTGCAATCCATGAAACATCTCATGGAAGATGTGCTATTCATGGGTCGCGCTGAAGCAGGAAAACTTGTATGTAACCCGGCTCCAATTAACCTGGCTATATTCTGTCGAGAGCTAGTTGAAGAATTTTCTGTTGTTGAAAACAACTTACATCCAATCGTTTTTACTTGCCATACTAGTAGTACAGACGCTTATATGGATGAACGAATTTTACATTACATGCTCGTGAATCTACTCTCCAACGCAGTGAAATATTCTCCATCAGGTGGAATGGTTGAATTTGACCTCAACTCCGATGTGATTGAGGGTGTAGCAATTTTTCAAATTCGAGATCATGGAATTGGTATTCCTGAAGCCGACCAAAATCAACTTTTTGAATCATTTTATCGAGCTTCAAATGTTAGATCAATTCAAGGTACTGGATTGGGTTTAGTAATTGTTAAAAGATGCGTCGATGCTCACCAAGGTCAAATCACTTTCACTAGTCAAGTTGATGTAGGTACTACATTTACTGTTAGGCTCCCTTTGCACAATTTGCCAACTGACTAG
- a CDS encoding SagB/ThcOx family dehydrogenase — MPELHQSIAQHYHERTKYDPETLASKSQRLDWAKQPVPFKEYKIGSSFDLKPYILEQPEAFTNNPNARWWQRLARLLFRSYGLTARIPSMGSTVYLRSAPSAGGLYPAEVYLVSRGTPLLPPGLYNYQCRTNSLMHFWESDVWSSLQAGCFWHPSLENTQLAIIVTAVFYRSAWRYEDRAYRRIFLDTGHLLGNIELAAAVNDYRPHLIGGFVDDAINDLLYIDPQQEGAIAVLPLADLLDIQQNLPTGRTALPSATETNYPRIPDGELLTYFHRHTQIQSGTTGKLNLPEIKQEKSLEDKYNFPFCLKIPTATTPIYWGKNLSELENTMHKRRSTRAYSGNDLTFDELKALLDFTYQPQSYLEQSLDTAPDYFDLNLIETFIAVCGVKGLESGCYYYAPKAQELRQIRFKNFRQELHFLCLGQELGRDASAVVFHTADLKSAIAQYGDRVYRYLHMDAGHLGQRLNLAAIYMNLGVSGIGGFFDDQVNEVLGIPTDEAVLYITTLGKPR; from the coding sequence ATGCCAGAACTACACCAATCAATTGCTCAACACTACCATGAACGGACTAAATATGATCCGGAGACTCTGGCCTCAAAAAGTCAAAGGTTAGACTGGGCTAAACAGCCAGTACCGTTCAAAGAGTACAAAATTGGTTCGTCTTTTGATCTCAAACCCTACATACTCGAACAACCAGAGGCTTTTACTAATAATCCCAATGCTCGATGGTGGCAGAGATTGGCGCGGTTGCTGTTTCGTAGTTATGGGCTGACGGCGAGAATACCTTCTATGGGCAGTACGGTATATTTACGATCTGCACCCAGTGCCGGCGGGTTGTATCCTGCTGAGGTTTATCTGGTTTCCCGTGGTACACCTTTGTTGCCACCTGGGTTGTATAACTATCAGTGTCGGACTAATTCTCTGATGCATTTTTGGGAAAGTGATGTTTGGTCTAGTTTGCAAGCAGGTTGTTTTTGGCATCCTTCTCTAGAAAATACTCAATTGGCAATTATCGTCACAGCGGTATTTTACCGTTCTGCTTGGCGCTATGAAGATCGAGCTTATCGGCGGATTTTTTTGGATACAGGGCATCTCTTGGGTAATATCGAGTTAGCTGCGGCGGTAAATGACTATCGCCCGCACTTGATTGGTGGCTTTGTCGATGATGCTATCAATGATTTATTGTATATCGATCCACAACAAGAAGGTGCGATCGCTGTCCTTCCTCTGGCAGACTTATTAGATATCCAGCAAAACTTACCCACAGGACGGACTGCTTTACCTTCCGCTACTGAAACCAATTATCCCCGCATCCCTGATGGTGAATTGCTAACTTATTTTCATCGGCACACACAAATTCAATCTGGTACAACTGGCAAACTGAATTTACCAGAAATCAAACAAGAAAAATCCTTGGAGGATAAATATAACTTTCCGTTCTGTCTGAAAATACCCACCGCCACCACGCCGATTTATTGGGGCAAAAATCTGTCGGAACTGGAAAACACCATGCACAAGCGACGTTCTACCCGTGCTTATAGTGGTAATGATTTAACCTTTGATGAACTCAAAGCTTTACTCGATTTCACCTACCAACCCCAAAGTTATCTTGAGCAAAGTTTAGATACTGCGCCCGATTATTTTGACCTGAATTTAATCGAAACATTTATTGCTGTTTGTGGGGTTAAAGGATTAGAGTCTGGTTGTTATTATTACGCCCCCAAAGCGCAGGAATTGCGGCAAATTCGCTTTAAAAACTTCCGGCAAGAATTACATTTTCTGTGTTTAGGGCAAGAATTGGGACGAGATGCCTCTGCTGTAGTATTCCATACAGCCGATCTTAAATCAGCGATCGCTCAATATGGCGATCGCGTCTATCGTTATTTACACATGGATGCTGGACATCTGGGACAACGCCTCAATCTAGCTGCCATTTACATGAATTTGGGTGTCAGCGGTATCGGTGGCTTTTTTGATGATCAAGTTAATGAGGTTTTGGGTATTCCTACAGATGAGGCTGTTCTGTACATCACTACTTTAGGGAAGCCAAGATAA
- a CDS encoding PAS domain S-box protein, producing the protein MLLPKNESQRLEALYQYQILDTPAAADFDDLAQLAADLCETPIALISLVDAEREWFKSKIGINQVQVPRSTSFGGYTIGQSEILIIPDILQDERFVNNPLVTSSPYCRSYAGVPLVTSSGLALGSLCIMDLAPRHFQQKEQATLKRLARQVIRYLDSHLQKIIDNSRKDFSLLFANHPKPMWVYDRKTLQFLDVNEAAVIHYGYSQAEFLQMRITDIRLQEDVPNLLEFLAKKGTNLSFSGEWKHLRKNGEIIEVEIMTHQIDYAGQDACLVYVRDITQRKKIEQTLLESEIRFRTISEAIPIPLAITRLSDGTILHANQEFLQIFKLSLEDLVNCKTPDLYYNPDERWEILAHLTQQGFVHNYEIKLKRLDGTCFWAIASIQYLKYNREPGILTVLYDITERKNIEVKLQEQNEFLKTIFQNIPLMIALIDVNGRVQWVNQEWERILGWTLEDCQTHNVLEFFYPDPKYRQHVINFIQSAQRAWGDFRTQVRDGRVIDTSWTNIHLVNGDIIGIGKDITPRMQTERSLKAQVEREQLMRAVAQRIRQSLNLQDILNATVQEVRDLLSVDRVIVYQFSPDMIGTVVAESVEPGWTVSLGVEIYDTCFQTGGGKDYYQRRKRAIANIYEAGLTDCHLCLLERFEVKANLVVPIILEVSGENTGSRLWGLLIAHQCSSPREWETHQLDLLDQLTVQIAIAIQQSSIFQQAQNELAERQKAEVNLRSALAEKEVLLKEIHHRVKNNLQIVSGLLELQSQTLKDVELIKTLRETQNRIKSISLIHKNLYTFPNIGQIDIAEYIYTLATSLLISYQIVPGRIGLETKIDSVHLNIDQAIACGLIINELISNALKHAFSNQQTGTITISLRNLEQNIEMIIQDNGTGLPNDIDWKNSGSLGLSLVHDLVVEQLDGSIILDNHHGTVFNIKFPQLTSQP; encoded by the coding sequence ATGTTGTTACCCAAAAATGAAAGTCAACGGTTAGAAGCACTCTATCAATATCAAATTTTAGATACACCAGCAGCGGCAGATTTTGATGATTTGGCTCAACTGGCTGCTGACCTTTGTGAAACACCAATTGCACTGATTAGCCTAGTTGATGCAGAACGAGAATGGTTCAAGTCAAAAATCGGCATCAATCAAGTGCAAGTTCCGCGCAGCACGTCCTTTGGTGGTTATACAATTGGCCAAAGCGAAATACTGATCATTCCAGATATTCTCCAGGATGAACGATTTGTAAATAATCCTCTAGTTACCTCATCTCCATATTGCCGCAGCTATGCAGGAGTTCCCTTAGTTACCTCCAGCGGCTTGGCCTTGGGCAGTCTTTGTATAATGGATCTTGCTCCTCGCCACTTCCAGCAGAAGGAGCAAGCCACCTTAAAACGCTTGGCACGACAGGTAATTAGATATTTAGATTCACATTTACAAAAAATTATTGATAATAGCCGCAAGGATTTTTCCCTGCTTTTTGCTAATCATCCCAAGCCAATGTGGGTATATGACCGGAAGACTCTGCAATTTTTAGATGTAAATGAAGCCGCTGTTATTCATTATGGCTATTCTCAAGCAGAATTCTTGCAAATGCGAATCACTGATATTCGTCTTCAAGAAGATGTGCCTAATTTGCTGGAATTTTTAGCTAAAAAAGGCACTAATTTAAGCTTTTCTGGGGAATGGAAGCATCTTCGCAAAAATGGGGAAATTATTGAAGTTGAAATAATGACACACCAAATAGATTATGCTGGTCAAGATGCTTGCCTAGTCTATGTGAGAGATATTACACAACGCAAAAAAATAGAACAAACCCTGCTTGAAAGTGAAATCAGATTTCGCACAATTTCCGAAGCAATTCCGATTCCGTTAGCTATTACTCGTTTATCTGATGGAACAATTTTACATGCTAACCAAGAGTTCCTCCAAATATTTAAATTATCTCTAGAGGATTTAGTTAATTGTAAAACTCCAGATCTTTATTACAATCCAGACGAGCGATGGGAAATATTAGCACATCTTACTCAACAAGGTTTTGTGCATAATTATGAAATTAAATTAAAAAGATTAGATGGTACTTGTTTTTGGGCGATCGCTTCGATCCAATATTTAAAATATAACCGAGAACCGGGAATTTTAACCGTACTTTATGACATTACTGAGCGCAAAAATATAGAAGTAAAACTACAAGAGCAAAATGAGTTTTTAAAAACTATATTTCAAAATATCCCCTTGATGATTGCACTCATTGATGTCAATGGTAGAGTCCAGTGGGTAAACCAAGAGTGGGAACGTATTTTAGGTTGGACTTTGGAAGATTGCCAAACTCATAATGTTCTGGAGTTCTTCTACCCTGATCCTAAATATCGTCAGCATGTAATTAATTTTATTCAATCTGCACAACGCGCGTGGGGCGACTTTCGGACTCAAGTACGAGATGGTCGTGTTATTGATACGTCTTGGACTAATATCCACCTTGTAAATGGTGACATCATTGGGATTGGAAAAGATATTACACCACGGATGCAAACGGAAAGGTCTTTAAAAGCTCAAGTTGAGCGAGAGCAATTAATGCGCGCCGTTGCTCAAAGAATTCGTCAATCACTGAATCTGCAAGATATTCTGAACGCCACCGTTCAAGAAGTCCGGGATTTACTTAGTGTTGACCGAGTCATAGTTTATCAGTTTTCCCCCGATATGATTGGTACGGTAGTTGCTGAATCGGTGGAACCTGGGTGGACAGTTTCTTTAGGTGTAGAGATTTATGATACCTGTTTTCAGACAGGTGGAGGAAAAGATTATTATCAGAGACGTAAAAGAGCGATCGCTAATATTTACGAAGCTGGACTCACTGACTGCCATCTTTGCTTACTAGAGCGGTTTGAAGTCAAAGCAAATTTAGTCGTACCCATTATTTTAGAGGTAAGTGGAGAAAATACTGGCTCTCGGCTTTGGGGTTTATTGATCGCGCATCAATGTTCAAGTCCACGGGAGTGGGAAACGCATCAATTGGATTTGCTCGATCAACTAACAGTACAAATTGCGATCGCCATTCAACAATCTAGCATATTTCAACAAGCTCAAAATGAACTAGCTGAACGGCAAAAAGCCGAAGTAAATTTAAGAAGTGCATTAGCAGAAAAAGAAGTACTATTAAAAGAAATTCATCATCGAGTTAAAAATAACTTACAGATTGTCTCTGGACTCTTAGAACTCCAATCGCAAACACTCAAAGATGTAGAATTAATCAAAACTCTCAGAGAAACTCAGAACCGCATTAAATCCATTTCTCTAATCCATAAAAACTTATACACATTTCCTAATATCGGACAAATAGATATAGCCGAATATATCTATACTCTGGCAACAAGCTTGTTGATTTCTTATCAAATTGTACCTGGTAGAATTGGACTAGAAACTAAGATAGATTCTGTCCATTTAAATATTGACCAAGCAATTGCTTGTGGATTAATCATTAACGAATTAATTTCTAATGCACTCAAACATGCTTTTTCTAACCAGCAAACAGGTACTATTACTATTAGCTTACGTAATCTTGAACAAAATATTGAAATGATCATCCAAGACAATGGTACTGGCTTGCCAAATGATATTGATTGGAAAAATTCTGGCTCTTTGGGTTTATCATTAGTCCATGATCTAGTGGTTGAACAACTAGATGGTTCTATTATTTTAGATAATCATCATGGAACAGTATTCAACATAAAATTTCCACAGTTAACTTCACAACCTTAA
- a CDS encoding aldo/keto reductase: protein METKQLGNTGIFVSAIGLGGMPMSIANRPAESQSIAVIHRALDLGITFIDTADSYCLDESDKHHNEKLIHKALTSYNGDISQVVVATKGGLMRPNGSWGRNGSPEHLRQTIRESYEALGSEKPIDVWQYHAPDPNYTIAQSLAPVKEAVDAGLIRFVGVSNFSVEQIKQARDVVDIVSVQNQYSPWERQPEIDGVLKYCQQEGLTFLPWSPFGGSRRHANLADIPAIAQLAKSKGVSVYNIVLAWLRSQSPAILPIPGASKISSIEDSARAADVTLSHEEVQQINRAT from the coding sequence ATGGAAACTAAACAGCTAGGAAACACAGGTATATTCGTCAGTGCGATTGGTTTGGGTGGGATGCCGATGTCGATAGCCAATCGCCCAGCGGAATCGCAATCTATCGCAGTTATCCATCGGGCGTTAGATTTGGGAATCACATTTATTGATACTGCCGACTCTTATTGCCTAGATGAGTCAGATAAGCACCATAATGAAAAACTGATTCACAAAGCACTTACCAGTTACAACGGCGATATTAGCCAAGTGGTTGTAGCTACTAAGGGCGGTTTAATGCGCCCTAATGGTAGCTGGGGACGCAACGGTAGTCCGGAACATTTGCGCCAGACAATTCGTGAAAGTTATGAGGCGTTGGGCAGTGAAAAACCCATTGATGTTTGGCAATACCACGCCCCTGATCCTAATTACACCATTGCACAATCCCTCGCGCCAGTGAAAGAAGCGGTGGATGCAGGTTTAATTCGGTTTGTGGGAGTTTCTAACTTTTCTGTGGAACAAATTAAACAGGCGCGGGATGTGGTTGATATTGTCTCGGTGCAAAACCAATACAGTCCTTGGGAACGACAGCCAGAAATTGATGGTGTCTTGAAATATTGTCAGCAAGAAGGCTTGACATTTTTACCTTGGAGTCCCTTTGGTGGTAGTCGTCGCCATGCAAATTTGGCAGATATTCCGGCGATCGCTCAATTAGCGAAATCAAAAGGTGTATCAGTTTATAATATCGTTCTAGCATGGTTGCGTTCCCAGTCTCCTGCTATCTTGCCGATTCCTGGCGCTAGCAAGATATCCAGCATCGAAGACTCAGCCCGTGCTGCAGATGTCACACTGTCTCATGAAGAAGTGCAACAAATTAATCGGGCAACTTAG
- a CDS encoding EndoU domain-containing protein, whose amino-acid sequence MQSISRKQLFHRVGSRFFLLLLACSLGGQNSVYAQPQTTQLLPFFDNVDNPVPVGFPAGEQLDISPLPPKLNPFDEAVLNTCGSIGTRVSADKFQQLLSNYPDVVKKLQQVSGGELRPGRKNKAQFLEDLTNIWIKRRGFEHIFCGEIYNANDIGGLHFYGRYLQLQNQGIAGRLPNNQAKEEVIPGVIYTVGILIKQGSRTVRDNIKGYSYLSNAQEMLLDATKVFKLQRNTEAACIYIVKDSETGTTFPTVFVSKEKAIVTFYPDATPQGAKCRS is encoded by the coding sequence ATGCAATCAATTTCTAGAAAGCAGTTATTTCACCGAGTAGGGAGTCGATTCTTTTTACTACTATTAGCTTGCTCATTGGGTGGGCAAAATTCTGTGTATGCACAGCCACAAACTACCCAATTGCTGCCATTTTTTGATAACGTAGATAATCCCGTTCCTGTCGGGTTCCCAGCCGGTGAGCAGTTAGACATTTCGCCCCTACCACCAAAGCTTAATCCCTTCGATGAAGCTGTACTCAATACCTGCGGTTCGATTGGGACAAGAGTTAGCGCTGATAAATTTCAACAGTTGCTATCCAATTACCCTGATGTAGTCAAGAAACTTCAGCAAGTTAGCGGTGGTGAACTGCGCCCAGGTCGCAAAAATAAGGCACAATTTTTAGAAGATTTAACCAATATTTGGATCAAACGTCGGGGATTTGAACATATTTTTTGTGGTGAAATTTATAACGCCAACGATATTGGAGGCTTACATTTTTACGGCAGATATTTACAATTACAAAATCAAGGAATTGCTGGACGCTTGCCGAATAATCAAGCAAAAGAGGAAGTTATTCCTGGTGTAATTTATACAGTCGGAATCCTAATTAAACAAGGTAGCCGTACAGTCAGAGATAATATTAAAGGCTATAGCTATCTCAGCAATGCCCAAGAAATGCTTTTAGATGCAACCAAAGTTTTCAAGCTCCAAAGAAACACAGAAGCAGCTTGTATTTATATTGTTAAAGATTCTGAAACTGGTACAACTTTCCCCACAGTTTTTGTCAGCAAAGAAAAGGCGATCGTTACGTTCTATCCTGATGCTACTCCCCAGGGTGCAAAATGTAGAAGCTAA
- the ilvC gene encoding ketol-acid reductoisomerase, whose amino-acid sequence MARLYYDTDGNLDLFAGKTIAIIGYGSQGHAHALNLKDSGLNVIVGLYPGSKSAAKATAAGLTVKDVADAAKAADVIMILLPDEVQKSVYKNEIEPNLEEGNTLAFAHGFNIHFGQVIPPANVDVVMVAPKGPGHLVRRTYEQGEGVPALFAVYQDASGKARDRALAYAKGIGGTRAGVLETSFREETETDLFGEQAVLCGGLSALIKAGFETLVNAGYQPELAYFECLHEVKLIVDLVVEGGLATMRDSISNTAEYGDYTRGPRIVTDETKAEMRKILSEIQSGQFAREFVLENQAGKPGFTALRRQEAEHPIEEVGKELRAMFSWLKKA is encoded by the coding sequence ATGGCCCGGTTGTATTATGACACAGATGGAAATTTAGACCTTTTTGCGGGAAAAACCATTGCAATTATCGGTTATGGTTCTCAAGGTCATGCCCACGCCCTGAATTTAAAAGATAGTGGTTTAAATGTCATTGTCGGGCTATATCCAGGCAGTAAGTCAGCGGCAAAAGCCACAGCAGCTGGGCTAACTGTGAAAGATGTTGCAGACGCTGCCAAGGCTGCTGATGTCATTATGATTTTGTTGCCTGATGAAGTCCAAAAATCAGTTTATAAAAATGAGATTGAACCCAATTTAGAAGAAGGTAATACTCTAGCCTTTGCTCACGGCTTTAATATTCATTTTGGGCAAGTTATACCACCTGCAAACGTAGATGTGGTAATGGTAGCTCCCAAAGGGCCAGGGCATTTGGTACGGCGGACTTATGAACAAGGGGAAGGCGTACCGGCGCTGTTTGCCGTTTATCAAGATGCTAGCGGTAAGGCACGCGATCGCGCTTTGGCATATGCTAAAGGCATCGGTGGTACCCGCGCTGGTGTTCTGGAAACTTCTTTCCGCGAAGAAACCGAAACCGATTTGTTTGGCGAACAAGCAGTATTATGTGGCGGTTTGAGTGCTTTAATCAAAGCCGGATTTGAAACCTTGGTAAATGCCGGTTATCAACCAGAACTGGCTTATTTTGAATGTCTGCATGAAGTCAAACTCATTGTTGACTTAGTTGTCGAAGGCGGTTTAGCCACAATGCGCGATAGCATTTCCAACACCGCTGAATATGGCGACTATACCCGTGGTCCGCGGATTGTCACCGACGAAACTAAAGCCGAAATGCGGAAGATTCTCAGCGAAATTCAATCTGGACAATTTGCCCGGGAATTTGTTCTCGAAAACCAAGCTGGTAAACCTGGATTTACCGCCTTGCGTCGTCAAGAAGCTGAACATCCCATTGAAGAAGTCGGTAAAGAGTTACGCGCTATGTTTAGCTGGTTAAAGAAGGCATAA